From Lathamus discolor isolate bLatDis1 chromosome 15, bLatDis1.hap1, whole genome shotgun sequence, a single genomic window includes:
- the RPL35 gene encoding large ribosomal subunit protein uL29, whose translation MAKIKARDLRGKKKEELLKQLDDLKVELSQLRVAKVTGGAASKLSKIRVVRKSIARVLTVINQTQKENLRKFYKGKKYKPLDLRPKKTRAMRRRLNKHEENLKTKKQQRKERLYPARKYAIKA comes from the exons ATG GCCAAGATCAAGGCCCGAGACCTGCGCggaaagaagaaggaggagctgctgaagcagctggaCGATCTGAAGGTGGAGCTGTCTCAGCTTCGCGTGGCCAAAGTGACCGGCGGGGCCGCCTCCAAGCTCTCCAAGAT ACGTGTGGTGCGCAAATCCATTGCCAGAGTCTTAACTGTTATCAATCAGACCCAGAAGGAGAACTTGAGGAAGTTTTACAAG GGCAAAAAGTATAAACCTCTTGATCTGCGGCCGAAGAAGACTCGTGCCATGCGGCGCAGGTTAAACAAGCATGAAGAAAACCTGAAGACCAAAAAACAGCAGCGAAAGGAACGTCTGTACCCAGCCCGGAAATATGCCATCAAGGCATAA